In one Halanaerobium saccharolyticum subsp. saccharolyticum DSM 6643 genomic region, the following are encoded:
- the corA gene encoding magnesium/cobalt transporter CorA, with protein MRKFSRIKSSEIGHTPGTLHGIDKKIDAEIELIQFNADQVERKMIEEFSLATIENDNYISWINITGIHDVELVKEIGNLINLHPLTLEDITNTRQRPKKEEFDNYIITILDMLSYQGEYIKSEQVSLILLENTVITFQEAHGDDFNPVRTRLEENKGQIRKKKADYLFYALLDSIVDNYFHILERNEEVLEELDDLVVAAKTGPDTLENIQDLKQEIVFLRKTIWPLNTIFGNLYRVESPLLSKETDYYLRDVYDHIGQLMDEIDVSRDMLSSMLDIYLSNKSNKMNEVMQFLTIISTIFIPLTFIAGVYGMNFSYMPELDYKIAYPVVMFLMFVIAIIQLIYFRKKKWL; from the coding sequence ATGAGAAAATTTTCTCGAATTAAATCAAGTGAGATTGGTCATACACCGGGAACTTTACATGGTATAGATAAAAAAATTGATGCAGAAATTGAATTAATTCAATTTAATGCTGATCAAGTAGAGAGAAAAATGATTGAAGAATTTTCTCTAGCTACTATTGAAAATGATAATTATATTAGTTGGATTAATATTACAGGTATCCATGATGTAGAATTAGTTAAAGAGATTGGCAATTTAATAAATCTACATCCGCTTACCTTAGAGGACATTACTAATACTAGACAGCGTCCCAAAAAGGAAGAATTTGATAATTATATTATAACTATTTTAGATATGTTGAGTTATCAAGGAGAATACATAAAGTCAGAACAAGTTAGTTTAATTTTATTAGAAAATACAGTTATTACCTTCCAGGAGGCTCATGGAGATGACTTTAATCCAGTTCGGACTAGACTTGAAGAAAATAAAGGGCAGATAAGAAAGAAGAAGGCTGATTACTTATTTTATGCTCTTTTAGATTCAATAGTGGATAATTATTTTCATATATTAGAACGAAATGAAGAGGTGCTGGAAGAATTAGATGATTTGGTTGTTGCAGCTAAAACCGGACCTGATACCTTAGAAAATATACAGGATTTAAAGCAGGAAATAGTATTTTTACGTAAAACTATTTGGCCTTTAAATACTATTTTTGGTAATCTTTATCGGGTTGAATCACCTTTGTTATCTAAAGAAACAGACTATTATTTGCGTGATGTTTATGATCATATAGGTCAGTTAATGGATGAAATTGATGTCAGTCGTGATATGCTATCCAGTATGCTGGATATTTATCTTTCTAATAAAAGTAATAAAATGAATGAAGTAATGCAATTTTTAACAATAATTTCAACGATTTTTATTCCCCTTACTTTTATTGCTGGAGTGTATGGAATGAATTTTAGTTATATGCCAGAATTAGACTATAAAATTGCTTATCCAGTTGTAATGTTTCTGATGTTTGTAATTGCAATTATTCAACTTATTTATTTTAGGAAAAAGAAATGGCTCTAG
- a CDS encoding sensor domain-containing diguanylate cyclase/phosphohydrolase, with amino-acid sequence MLKIITIIKDVIEKNKIKTYLNRAKRKIKNIDFELVKEFDDNRQAVNYLYQNDDIDIIIVENKAGEIFSGLDLLTLAEKEFTKSSIMLLNETDNELELNYENINNLTAIFNKNESYSLFANHLLLTMLKQQRKNDKLKKEEDKLNDYRTIIDHTHDAIFLVKVDCDNNFYYKRINGTHQRLTALTNEEIRGKKIKEIFDKEVAEKLKENYSKCLKKKGRINYTEKLDFPAGEKIWQTTLYPVMKNGRVEEIVGASYDISDLKEKEERLNYIKRYDRLTGLYNKEYFNHLFEELNKSKKDNLALILINVENFHLVNKFFGYQQGNVLLKEIASILVKIRGKDKIAAHLSNDHFAVILKNKNDSEVDQTLDFIKNELAKLNINGIYIDTAAVSMFKSNNKTTAQDFFCDGISKINFNRHKQSQESKFYNSLMNYIEDNNYINLRNGGELLKISEKAADYFNLNQKEKTDLLLLARHYDLGKLTLNKNIVKKGEKLTTEEWDEYQKYVINSTNFVAYYHDLIGICNLIYSHHEHYDGSGWPEALNGDQIPYLSRLFAVINFYSKVKSNIYFPLLKDKYYFGALEDQEIIKEFNHYKSKIFDPEIVDRFIDFLNNENK; translated from the coding sequence TTGTTAAAAATAATTACTATAATAAAAGATGTAATAGAAAAAAATAAAATAAAAACTTATCTCAATCGTGCTAAAAGAAAGATTAAAAATATAGATTTTGAGCTAGTTAAAGAATTTGATGATAATCGGCAGGCAGTTAATTATCTTTATCAAAATGATGATATTGATATAATAATAGTTGAAAATAAGGCTGGAGAAATTTTTTCAGGGCTTGATTTATTAACTTTGGCAGAAAAAGAATTTACTAAATCAAGTATTATGCTTTTAAACGAGACTGACAATGAATTAGAGCTTAATTATGAAAACATTAATAATTTAACAGCTATTTTCAATAAAAATGAAAGCTATTCATTATTTGCTAATCATTTATTGCTAACAATGCTTAAGCAGCAAAGAAAAAATGATAAATTGAAAAAAGAAGAAGATAAGTTAAATGATTATCGTACAATTATTGACCATACACATGATGCGATATTTTTAGTTAAAGTTGACTGTGATAATAATTTTTATTATAAAAGAATTAATGGAACTCATCAACGTTTAACAGCACTAACTAATGAAGAGATAAGGGGTAAAAAAATTAAAGAAATTTTTGATAAAGAAGTTGCAGAAAAGTTAAAAGAAAATTACAGTAAATGCTTAAAGAAAAAAGGGAGAATTAATTATACTGAAAAATTAGATTTTCCTGCTGGGGAAAAAATATGGCAGACTACATTATATCCAGTTATGAAAAATGGCAGAGTTGAAGAAATTGTGGGAGCTTCTTATGATATCAGTGACTTAAAAGAAAAAGAGGAAAGATTAAATTATATAAAAAGATATGACAGGCTAACTGGCTTATATAATAAAGAATATTTTAATCATCTATTTGAAGAGTTGAATAAAAGTAAAAAAGATAATTTAGCATTAATTTTAATTAATGTAGAAAACTTTCATTTAGTAAATAAATTTTTTGGTTATCAGCAGGGTAATGTACTTTTAAAAGAAATAGCTTCTATTCTTGTTAAAATCAGAGGAAAAGATAAAATTGCAGCTCATTTATCTAATGATCACTTTGCTGTAATTTTGAAAAACAAAAATGATTCTGAAGTAGATCAAACACTAGATTTTATTAAAAACGAACTTGCAAAATTAAATATTAATGGAATTTATATAGATACTGCTGCAGTTTCAATGTTTAAAAGTAATAATAAAACAACTGCTCAAGACTTTTTTTGTGATGGGATTTCAAAAATAAATTTTAATAGACATAAACAGAGCCAAGAAAGTAAATTTTACAATTCATTAATGAACTACATAGAAGACAATAATTATATAAATTTACGTAATGGTGGTGAGTTATTAAAAATATCAGAAAAGGCTGCAGATTATTTTAATTTAAATCAAAAAGAAAAGACTGATTTATTGCTTTTAGCAAGGCATTATGATCTGGGTAAATTAACTCTTAATAAAAATATTGTTAAAAAAGGTGAAAAATTAACAACAGAAGAATGGGATGAATATCAAAAATATGTAATAAATTCAACAAATTTTGTGGCTTATTATCATGATTTAATTGGTATATGTAATCTTATTTATTCTCATCACGAGCATTATGATGGAAGTGGTTGGCCGGAAGCTTTAAATGGTGATCAAATACCTTATTTGAGCAGATTATTTGCTGTAATTAATTTTTACAGCAAGGTGAAATCAAATATTTACTTTCCTCTGCTTAAAGATAAATATTATTTTGGTGCTTTGGAGGATCAAGAAATCATTAAAGAATTTAATCACTATAAATCAAAGATATTTGATCCAGAAATTGTGGATAGATTCATTGATTTTTTAAATAATGAAAATAAATAG
- a CDS encoding LytS/YhcK type 5TM receptor domain-containing protein: protein MFNNRILELLFTLFKSMSVIATFAYILSRLSSVKHIFDDNFNKYEKIFLSIFFAILSVTGTFLGIIIMNAYANIRAIGAVMAGIIGGPLVGVAAGLIAGLHRFSLGGFTALACAIGTTSSGLIGGFFYKKYKNDEINFKNGFLIGIFALTIEMIIVVLFSRPLAQAVELVKIIGIPMILSNSMGIAIFISILNKVKEDNQKIRALQAEKVLSIADRSLPLLQNGINQSSAAEIIKMIKKESQVDAVAITNKEKVLAFTGVAEDHHLTGEEIKTEASQRAINEKKTILIDSKKDINCNHPDCKLTDAVITPLKIEDSIYGLLKLYRCNQKITVLDIKLAEGISNLLATQIKLAKLSKQAELKSEAELKALQAQINPHFLFNSLNAIAASCRTQPKEARKLLIKLAGIFRRTLKRDVYQITLAEEMQFCQDYLDIEKARLDKRLQVEWKIPNKLKQIIIPPFIIQPLIENSIKHGIYPLEKGGKIIISAQKSGDKLQIKIEDNGPGITDKKIAEIENGNNDRIGINNIKNRLNSVYGNNADFEIKSKAGMGTQNIINIPSEFLFERRKAN from the coding sequence ATGTTTAATAATCGAATTTTAGAATTATTATTTACTTTATTTAAAAGCATGAGTGTTATAGCTACTTTTGCATATATTTTAAGTCGTCTCAGTAGTGTAAAACACATTTTTGATGATAATTTTAATAAATATGAAAAAATATTCCTCAGCATCTTTTTTGCTATCTTATCTGTTACCGGAACTTTTTTGGGTATCATAATTATGAATGCTTATGCCAACATTAGAGCAATTGGCGCTGTAATGGCAGGAATTATTGGAGGACCACTTGTAGGTGTTGCAGCAGGTTTAATTGCAGGATTACATCGTTTTTCGTTGGGAGGATTTACTGCACTAGCTTGTGCAATTGGTACAACTAGCAGTGGTTTAATTGGTGGATTTTTTTATAAAAAATATAAAAATGATGAAATAAACTTTAAAAATGGGTTTTTAATTGGGATTTTCGCTTTAACAATTGAAATGATAATTGTGGTTCTTTTCAGTCGTCCACTAGCTCAGGCGGTAGAACTAGTTAAAATCATTGGGATTCCGATGATTTTAAGCAATAGTATGGGTATTGCAATTTTTATTAGTATTTTAAATAAAGTTAAAGAAGATAATCAAAAGATTAGAGCTTTACAGGCAGAAAAAGTTCTTTCGATTGCTGACCGTTCTTTACCTCTGCTTCAAAATGGCATAAATCAAAGTTCAGCGGCAGAAATTATTAAAATGATTAAAAAAGAAAGCCAGGTTGATGCGGTTGCAATAACCAATAAAGAAAAAGTGCTAGCTTTTACAGGAGTTGCTGAAGATCATCATCTGACCGGAGAAGAAATTAAAACTGAAGCCAGCCAAAGAGCTATAAATGAAAAAAAGACAATATTGATTGACAGTAAAAAGGATATCAACTGTAACCATCCGGATTGTAAGCTGACAGATGCTGTAATTACACCTCTGAAAATTGAGGATAGTATTTATGGCCTGCTTAAACTATATCGTTGTAACCAGAAAATAACTGTACTGGATATTAAACTGGCAGAAGGAATTTCTAATCTACTAGCAACCCAGATTAAACTAGCTAAATTATCAAAACAGGCTGAACTTAAAAGTGAAGCTGAACTGAAGGCTCTCCAGGCTCAAATTAATCCTCATTTTCTTTTTAATTCTCTTAATGCAATTGCTGCTTCCTGCAGAACTCAACCGAAAGAAGCTAGAAAATTGCTGATTAAACTTGCTGGGATTTTTAGAAGGACTCTCAAAAGAGATGTTTATCAGATTACCCTGGCTGAAGAAATGCAATTCTGTCAGGATTATTTAGATATAGAAAAAGCAAGACTTGATAAAAGACTGCAGGTAGAATGGAAAATACCGAATAAGTTAAAACAAATTATTATTCCACCCTTTATAATTCAGCCCTTAATTGAAAATTCTATTAAACATGGAATTTATCCTCTAGAAAAAGGTGGTAAAATTATTATCAGTGCTCAAAAATCAGGTGATAAACTGCAGATCAAGATTGAAGATAATGGGCCTGGAATTACAGATAAAAAAATTGCTGAAATTGAAAATGGTAATAATGATCGGATAGGAATCAACAATATAAAAAATAGGTTGAATTCTGTCTATGGTAATAATGCAGATTTTGAAATTAAATCTAAAGCGGGAATGGGTACACAAAATATAATTAACATTCCTTCCGAATTTCTTTTTGAGAGGAGAAAAGCAAACTGA
- a CDS encoding cation diffusion facilitator family transporter, with protein MEKENMRYQQGKKISIISLLSNTLLALLKISIGFFANSKALIADGFHSVSDMASTIIVMASIKFSETPADKNHPYGHEKAEALGTNILAVILILTAVFLGRDAILTIMSGNIAEPGSWALFAAFISIIVKELLYRFTIKIGEEINSRGLIADAHHHRSDAFSSIAALIGIGGAKLGFRFLDPLAGLVVAFLILKVGYEIMRDTSYELMDGRPAKGKINEIRELAAAINGVIEIHDIKLRSYGPNYIVDLKIVVEDQLSVVEGHNIACRVENEIINNSEDVKDVMVHVDPLSIHQN; from the coding sequence ATGGAAAAAGAAAATATGCGTTATCAACAGGGTAAAAAAATATCAATAATCAGCCTTTTAAGTAATACTTTACTCGCTTTACTAAAAATATCAATAGGATTTTTTGCCAATAGCAAAGCCTTAATTGCAGATGGTTTTCATTCAGTTTCAGATATGGCATCAACTATTATTGTAATGGCTAGTATTAAATTTTCGGAAACACCAGCAGATAAAAATCATCCTTATGGCCATGAAAAAGCTGAGGCTCTTGGAACCAATATTTTAGCAGTTATTTTAATTTTAACTGCTGTTTTTCTAGGAAGAGATGCAATTTTAACAATTATGAGTGGTAATATTGCTGAGCCTGGGAGCTGGGCTTTGTTTGCCGCTTTTATTTCAATTATAGTAAAAGAATTACTATATAGATTTACTATAAAAATTGGAGAAGAAATTAACAGTCGAGGCTTGATCGCAGACGCTCATCATCATCGTTCAGATGCATTCTCATCAATTGCAGCTTTAATTGGAATTGGGGGAGCAAAATTGGGATTTAGATTTTTAGATCCGCTTGCTGGTTTAGTTGTAGCTTTTCTAATTTTAAAAGTTGGTTATGAAATTATGAGAGATACTTCTTATGAATTAATGGATGGTCGTCCAGCAAAAGGAAAAATTAATGAAATTCGAGAGTTGGCAGCAGCAATAAATGGAGTTATTGAAATTCATGATATTAAGCTGAGAAGTTATGGCCCAAATTATATTGTTGATTTAAAAATAGTTGTTGAGGATCAACTTTCAGTAGTTGAGGGACACAATATAGCCTGTCGGGTAGAAAATGAAATTATAAATAACAGTGAAGATGTAAAGGATGTAATGGTACATGTAGATCCGCTTTCCATCCATCAAAATTAA